CGGCCGTCGAAATCGAGGAGTGTTGCGGCAAGAGGAGCCGCCGGACGAATCGTGAAGGCTTTCAGATAACGATACGTGTGAGTGCCTACTTCGAGCACGATCTGCTCTGGACGCAGGCCGTTCTTCTCTGCGTATGCTTCACAGATTTGATTGACATTGTTCAGCAACCGCAACTCTGCGAGCACGTTGCGTGACATGAGGATGTCGAAGGCGCGCATTCCGACGTCGAAGAAAGTTTTGATTTTGGGAACGATCTCTTTTTCGGCATCTACGGTGACCATGAACACGACATCGGCCCCAAGCCGAATCGCCGGCGTAATGGGCTGCTTGGCTACCAATCCTCCATCCGACCAAAGCCCGCCGTGCATCTTCACCGGCTCATAGGCGATTGGGAATGCCGAAGAGGCGATGACGGCATTCATCGCATCGTGCGCGTACTCAAAATGCGAGTGGAGAAACTCGATATCGACTCCGGGATCTTTTTCCAGTTCCTCAAGCTTTTTGTTGACGAAGTATCTTTCGCGACCGGTGTAGAGCTCGGCTGCCGTCATGACGACGCGCATCGCTGAGCGGCGAAGTCGTCGCGGATGAATCCGGCTCTTGAGGAAGCGAGTTCGCTCGTAATTCTGAAACAGACCTGGATCGAGAGGGGATTTCAGGATTCTCTGGCTTATGCGACTGGCGGCATTGCGCAGGATCGGCCATGCAAGGGCAATTGCCAGCAGAATGATTCCGAGCACCAGAATAGATCGCGGTGTAAACGCGAATGTCGGAGAAGCTTTGAACTGCACTCGTGTCGAGATCAGCAGCCAAATCAAGAAGAGCAGAAGAAACGCATTGGCCGCCAGCGATGGTGCGAGCTTCTTTCGCTCGGGGATCCAGGGGCTTCGTCGAAGCGCATGGATCACCACGTAATATGCGTATGAGAGTTCCGTATAGTTGAAAAGAATCGTCAATCCCGCGATGCCGAGAAAAAGCCATGTCAACAGCGGGCTGCTTTGATGGAAATAGATCCCAAAGCGATGCAATAAGTCCGCGAATGCATTGCCAAATCCGGCCGTGGCCGTGATGAGTCCAGCAAGGACGATGATGTAGCGTGACCAGTCGATCCCAACCGTGGTCGGTGTCAGATCGAGCCAGCCTTGCACCAGCGGCTCGGCGTTGCCGTAAAAGCCGCGCCCGTGTCCAGCATACGAAGCGGCGTTGATTGCGCCGATGGAGGTCGAAGTGAGGATGTGCGTGGGCAGTTGGGCATCTTGGAAGGCGAGCAGAACGCCGGCCTCGTAGGCGCCGCGCGCGCCGCCTCCAGACAACACTACTCCGATGCGTCCGGTGAACCGCTTCCACAGCCCTGCCGGGTTCTCAGGCAGGCTCGCGCGGAATTGCCGTCGCTCTTCTTCAAGCAGGTTTTTCAGCTCAAATCGACTCTCGATAGAGGAAGAATAGCGCGATTTCGCGAGGCAAGTGTCGGTTACTCCGGTACCTGCGCGGAAGTGTGACAAAGGGCGAATCGGCCGACCTCGTTCAGGCTTAACAATTTCGCGATTTCGTGATTGCGCGATTTCGTGATTGCTAAGTTCCAATCGCGAAATCACGAAATCACGCAATCGCGAAATCCACCCAAATGTGGGCGGGTCTACGTCATTTCCCTCAAGTCCATATAATCGTGCCCTGAATGAGAAGCGCTCTTATCCTCCTCCTCAGCGTAGTACTCACGACCTCACTCGACGGCCAACACGGCAGTGGCGGTCTCGCCGAGCGTGCGCAAAAGGCTGTTTCCCCGCTCGAGGGCGAGGTTAGAGTTCGTGGCTTGCAGCAGGGTGTTAAAGTCGAGCGCGACAACTGGGGAGTGGCGCACATCTATGCCGCCAACCAGCATGATCTTTTCTTCGCGCAGGGATTCGTCGCCGCCCAGGACCGTCTCTTCCAAATGGAAATGTGGAAGCGAGCCGGACAAGGAAGGCTTGCCGAGGTGCTGGGTAAATCCGCCGTTGAGCGTGATCGATATGCGCGGCTGCTGCGCTATCGCGGCGACATGGAAGCCGAATACAAGAGTTACGCGCCGGACGCGCTCAGCATTCTGACCGCTTTCACCAATGGCATTAACGCCTACATTCACTACATCAATTCTCCCGGCGGGCCGGGATTGCCGATCGAGTTCCAGTTGGCCGGGTTCAAGCCCGAGCCCTGGAAGCCGGAAGACTGCCTCTCGCGCATGGCTGCGTATTCCATGACGGGCAACGCGCGCTCTGAGCTGCTCGATGCCGAGCTGCTTGTAAAGCTCGGTTCGGACAAGGCACAACAGGTGATTGATCCGGACCCGCATATCACACTCGATCCCGAATCGGGAATCGACTATGCGGGGTTCAGTCCAGAGTTGCTCAACGGACTGGTCGGCGGAGACGTTCGCATTGAATTTCCCTCCCGCGATAACCCGGTAGGCAGCAATAACTGGACGATCTCCGGCAAACTCACAGCGACGGGCAAGCCGATTTTGGCAAACGATCCGCATCGCGTGATTGCCGTACCTTCGCTGCGCTACATCGTGCATCTGGTAGCGCCGGGGTGGAACGTGATCGGCGCCGGCGAACCTGCGTTGCCGGGGGTTGCGATCGGACACAACCAGCGCGTTGCCTGGGGGCTGACCATCTTTCCCGTCGATCAACAGGATCTCTACGTTGAAGAACTCAATCCGGCGAACCCGCGGGAGTACAAGCAGAACGGCAAGTGGCGGCAGATGCGAGAGGAGGCGACCACCATCAACGTAAAGGGTGCGCCCACGGAAACTGTCAAACTGCAGTTCACCGAGCATGGGCCAGTTCTTTGGGAGGACGCTACCCATCATCGCGCGCTCGCCCTTCACTGGGTGGGGAGCGAGGCGGGAACGGCAGGTTATCTGGCCTCTTTGTCGGTCGATCGTGCGCAGAACTGGAAAGAGTTCCTAGAGGCATTGGAGCGCTGGAGGCTGCCGCCGGAGAACATGGTCTATGCCGATCTGGACGGCAATATCGGAGAGCAGTCCGCCGGGCTTACTCCGATCCGAAGTTGGACCGGCCTGCTTCCCGTTTCAGGAAGCGACGGCAAACATGAGTGGAACGGATTTGTTCCACTCGATCAGCTCCCACGCACGTTCAATCCTGAACAAGGATGGTTTGCGACCGCCAACAATCGCACGATCGCGGATGATTACAAATACAAAGTCGGGTACGAGTGGGCGACCTATCGCGTCGAACGAATCCGCAAAGTACTCACCGGCTTTGCCGACAAGCAGCAGAAGATCAGAGTTCAAGACAGCGAGAATCTGCAAAATGACGTGTACTCAATTCCGGCCGACGAACTCATCCGCATGCTGCCGCGGCACAGCGACGGCGCAGAGGCGCGGTTCCTCGACATGCTGAAGGATTGGGACCGCGTTCTGCGTTCGCCTTCGGTTCCGGGCGCGCTGTACGAGGTCTGGGAGCGCCATCTCCGCACTGCTCTCGTCAACAGGTTGGCGGGCGAGTCTGGAGCGGAGGTCGCAAATCATTTCGGCCTGCAGCAGGCGATGGACTACCTGAGGTCTCTTCCGCTTGCGGACCAGCAGCAGCTTCTGCTCTCCACGCTGGCAGATGCGGGGCACGAGATGGAGGAAAAGCAAGGAGACGATCCGGCGCTGTGGTCCTGGGGCGGAATGCATACGATTACCTTTCGGCATTCCCTCGACCAACTGCCCGGAGCGCGGCAGTTGTTTGATCTCGGTCCGATTGCGCGTCCCGGCGACGGAAACACTGTCGATGCGACAGGAGAATCGGGCAGCGGATTCGCGCAGGTTTCCGGCGCCAGCTATCGCGAGATCTTCGATCTGAGCAACTGGGACAACTCTCTCGCCATCAACACACCTGGGCAGAGCGGACAGCCTGGAAGCTGGCATTATGCCGATCTTCTCCCATTTTGGG
The nucleotide sequence above comes from Terriglobales bacterium. Encoded proteins:
- a CDS encoding patatin-like phospholipase family protein, whose protein sequence is MSHFRAGTGVTDTCLAKSRYSSSIESRFELKNLLEEERRQFRASLPENPAGLWKRFTGRIGVVLSGGGARGAYEAGVLLAFQDAQLPTHILTSTSIGAINAASYAGHGRGFYGNAEPLVQGWLDLTPTTVGIDWSRYIIVLAGLITATAGFGNAFADLLHRFGIYFHQSSPLLTWLFLGIAGLTILFNYTELSYAYYVVIHALRRSPWIPERKKLAPSLAANAFLLLFLIWLLISTRVQFKASPTFAFTPRSILVLGIILLAIALAWPILRNAASRISQRILKSPLDPGLFQNYERTRFLKSRIHPRRLRRSAMRVVMTAAELYTGRERYFVNKKLEELEKDPGVDIEFLHSHFEYAHDAMNAVIASSAFPIAYEPVKMHGGLWSDGGLVAKQPITPAIRLGADVVFMVTVDAEKEIVPKIKTFFDVGMRAFDILMSRNVLAELRLLNNVNQICEAYAEKNGLRPEQIVLEVGTHTYRYLKAFTIRPAAPLAATLLDFDGR
- a CDS encoding penicillin acylase family protein, whose protein sequence is MRSALILLLSVVLTTSLDGQHGSGGLAERAQKAVSPLEGEVRVRGLQQGVKVERDNWGVAHIYAANQHDLFFAQGFVAAQDRLFQMEMWKRAGQGRLAEVLGKSAVERDRYARLLRYRGDMEAEYKSYAPDALSILTAFTNGINAYIHYINSPGGPGLPIEFQLAGFKPEPWKPEDCLSRMAAYSMTGNARSELLDAELLVKLGSDKAQQVIDPDPHITLDPESGIDYAGFSPELLNGLVGGDVRIEFPSRDNPVGSNNWTISGKLTATGKPILANDPHRVIAVPSLRYIVHLVAPGWNVIGAGEPALPGVAIGHNQRVAWGLTIFPVDQQDLYVEELNPANPREYKQNGKWRQMREEATTINVKGAPTETVKLQFTEHGPVLWEDATHHRALALHWVGSEAGTAGYLASLSVDRAQNWKEFLEALERWRLPPENMVYADLDGNIGEQSAGLTPIRSWTGLLPVSGSDGKHEWNGFVPLDQLPRTFNPEQGWFATANNRTIADDYKYKVGYEWATYRVERIRKVLTGFADKQQKIRVQDSENLQNDVYSIPADELIRMLPRHSDGAEARFLDMLKDWDRVLRSPSVPGALYEVWERHLRTALVNRLAGESGAEVANHFGLQQAMDYLRSLPLADQQQLLLSTLADAGHEMEEKQGDDPALWSWGGMHTITFRHSLDQLPGARQLFDLGPIARPGDGNTVDATGESGSGFAQVSGASYREIFDLSNWDNSLAINTPGQSGQPGSWHYADLLPFWEAGQYFPLVYSKTAVEENASKVMMLEPVGSSSPAHK